The genomic DNA CTATTGTCGAGCCAAAAACTCAACCAAGGCTAAAATGGCGGTCGTCAAGTATAGCAAGCGGCCCGGCCGCGCGCGTCAGCGCCGGCCGGCCACGACTTTTAACGGATGCCCACGTGACTATCAAGCCGCGTTTTTGCGTCACCCTGCTCGCCCTGGCCCTGGCCGGGTCGCCGCTCGCCGGCGCCCATGCCCAGTCCATGGCCGGCGGCTCGGGCGAGAACCCGAATGCCAGCCGCACCACCCTGGACCCGATTCCGCCCGAGGGCGGCTGGGATGGCCTGTCCAACGTGCTCAAGGCGATGCAGCCCAGCGTGGACACCCGCCTGCAGCCGTCCGCCTCGCAGATCACCACCCATATCGAACGCCTGCTGAACCGCGGCGACAACGCCGAGGCGCTGGCGATGATCGAAAAGCGCCAGGCCGAGATCAAGGACCAGCGCGGCACCGACGTGCAGCTGATGTTCCAGCACGCGCGCGCGCTGGCCGCGCTGGACCGCAAGGCCGAGGCCGTCGACATCTACACCGAGATGACGACCCGCTTCCCCGAGCTGCCGGAACCTTGGAACAACCTGGCGGCTCTATATGCCAGCCGGGGCGAACTTGAAAAGGCGCAGGACGCCCTGCAGATGGCCCTGCGCGCCGACCCCGGCTACGCCGCCGCCCGCGCCAACCTGGGCGACCTGCAACTGCTGCAGGCCCTGCGCACCTACAAGCAGGCCGCCAAGGAAGGCGTGCCCGGCATGCAGGACAAGGCCCGCGAAGTCGAAACCATGCTGAAGGATAAGCAACGCAAATGACGTCCCGTTACTCCCCTCTTCACCTGCTGCGCCTGACGGCGTGCTCGTTCGCGCTGGCGTTTGCCCCGGCGCTCGTCAGCGCCGCGCCCGCGGCCGCCCCCTCCAACTCCACCTCTGAAGGCACAAAAGCCATGAGCACCAATCCCCGCGTCAAGCTTCA from Achromobacter xylosoxidans includes the following:
- a CDS encoding tetratricopeptide repeat protein, coding for MTIKPRFCVTLLALALAGSPLAGAHAQSMAGGSGENPNASRTTLDPIPPEGGWDGLSNVLKAMQPSVDTRLQPSASQITTHIERLLNRGDNAEALAMIEKRQAEIKDQRGTDVQLMFQHARALAALDRKAEAVDIYTEMTTRFPELPEPWNNLAALYASRGELEKAQDALQMALRADPGYAAARANLGDLQLLQALRTYKQAAKEGVPGMQDKAREVETMLKDKQRK